One region of Halomicrobium urmianum genomic DNA includes:
- a CDS encoding glycosyltransferase family 2 protein gives MYRGQTVGVVLPAYNEADHVGSVIESLPGFVDRVYAIDDCSTDETWDVICDYATVGDRAVGDAESPDEQAAEEVLVPDGHGGALPEVVPVQHGTNQGAGGTLKTGYLLAARDGMDATVTIDADGQMDPTQMDRLLDPIVEGRAGFSKGNRLADADTSDGMPPFRLLGNWLLTLLMKPASGYWRLRDPQNGYTAISREALDAVDITAIPDDHDYPNDLLARLNAADVSVADVSIPAIYGEEESTIRFSEFVRRTSVTILRAFAWRLRAAADRGRPHLPVFYVAGVVGVIVGLFSTASTLLSGVLPGSLSISWPESALPLAAGLAVLGLALGADEASDGEVISE, from the coding sequence ATGTATCGTGGGCAGACAGTCGGTGTCGTCCTGCCGGCGTACAACGAAGCCGACCACGTCGGGTCAGTCATCGAGTCGCTACCCGGGTTCGTCGACCGGGTGTACGCCATCGACGACTGCTCGACCGACGAGACCTGGGACGTGATCTGCGACTACGCCACTGTCGGCGACCGGGCGGTCGGGGACGCCGAGTCTCCCGACGAGCAGGCGGCCGAAGAGGTGCTCGTTCCCGACGGTCACGGCGGGGCGCTCCCGGAGGTCGTCCCGGTTCAGCACGGCACCAACCAGGGTGCCGGCGGGACCCTCAAGACCGGCTATCTCCTCGCGGCCCGGGACGGGATGGATGCAACCGTCACGATCGACGCCGACGGCCAGATGGATCCCACCCAGATGGACCGGCTGCTGGACCCCATCGTCGAGGGACGGGCGGGCTTCTCGAAGGGGAACCGCCTGGCCGACGCCGACACCTCAGACGGGATGCCACCGTTCCGACTGCTCGGCAACTGGCTCCTGACGCTGCTGATGAAGCCCGCGAGCGGCTACTGGCGACTCCGGGACCCGCAGAACGGATACACCGCCATCTCCCGGGAGGCGCTCGACGCGGTCGACATCACGGCCATCCCGGACGACCACGACTACCCGAACGACCTCCTGGCACGCCTGAACGCGGCCGACGTCAGCGTGGCGGACGTCTCGATACCCGCCATCTACGGCGAGGAGGAGAGCACGATTCGGTTCTCGGAGTTCGTCAGGCGTACCTCCGTGACGATCCTGCGGGCGTTCGCCTGGCGCCTCCGGGCCGCTGCCGACCGCGGACGTCCGCACCTGCCAGTGTTCTACGTGGCCGGTGTGGTCGGCGTGATCGTCGGCCTCTTTTCGACCGCCAGCACGCTGCTGTCGGGCGTCCTCCCCGGATCGCTCTCGATCAGTTGGCCCGAGTCGGCGCTGCCGCTGGCCGCCGGCCTCGCCGTGCTCGGGCTGGCGCTGGGCGCCGACGAGGCGTCCGACGGCGAGGTGATCTCGGAATGA
- a CDS encoding DUF7344 domain-containing protein translates to MFQTIISACSRWSTSDDAGATGPEKAHSAGEADLGSERPIRADDDGKPDASTTALDEDAVYGLLGNDRRRACLKLLSRSGTEWEVNDLSERVAERVADASTSPGDIYDSVYISLCQNHLPHLDEFDVVEYDPDEKTVRIGPAYDDLHRYWFVDQESEESEPSPSRLALAASVLTVLTLGTVWLALPSLSTVVLPVLIALHASVLAVELGLDYRS, encoded by the coding sequence ATGTTCCAGACGATCATCTCCGCGTGCTCGCGCTGGTCCACCTCCGACGACGCGGGGGCAACTGGACCGGAGAAGGCCCACTCTGCCGGGGAGGCCGACCTCGGGTCGGAGAGACCGATTCGCGCGGACGACGACGGCAAACCGGACGCATCCACCACCGCCCTGGACGAGGACGCAGTCTACGGGCTACTCGGGAACGACCGACGCCGGGCCTGTCTCAAGCTGCTGTCCCGGTCGGGTACCGAGTGGGAGGTGAACGACCTCAGCGAACGGGTCGCCGAGCGCGTCGCAGACGCGTCGACGTCGCCGGGCGACATCTACGACAGCGTCTACATCTCCCTGTGTCAGAATCACCTCCCGCACCTCGACGAGTTCGACGTCGTCGAGTACGACCCGGACGAGAAGACCGTCAGGATCGGCCCGGCGTACGACGATCTCCACCGGTACTGGTTCGTCGACCAGGAGTCGGAAGAATCCGAACCGTCCCCCTCTCGCCTCGCGCTCGCGGCGAGTGTCCTCACGGTGCTGACGCTGGGCACCGTGTGGCTGGCGCTGCCGTCGCTCTCCACCGTCGTCCTCCCGGTGCTGATCGCCCTCCACGCGTCCGTGCTCGCCGTCGAACTCGGCCTCGATTACCGCTCCTGA
- a CDS encoding nucleotide sugar dehydrogenase: MNSIPSNDALDGMGPIQTPQEVTPRETTVCVVGLGYVGLPLAVGFDESGYDVIGYDVSEETVARLEDGTDTTGDLGDDAIEDGDVSFTTKPGAIAEADYVLVTVPTPIDENQDPKMDFVESAAETVGREMTPGTTVILESTVYPGATREVLVPVLEAASDLVCGEEFFVGYSPERAVPGDDEHGLENVVKIVSGQNETVSESVADLYDHVIEAGVHRAPSMEVAEAAKVVENVQRDVNIGLVNDLAMTFEAMDIDTQAVLDAAGTKWNFHDYNPGLVSGHCIPVDPYFLIHRANRAGVTPQVVESSRAVNESMPKHVADLMVKALAKADRPLADCRVLAAGLAYKADVADIRNSKVAAVVTELREFGIEVVGFDPLLDDDAIESALGIDTQERVTFEGFDGLLLGVAHEELRDLDPDAVAAELSDPPAIVDVDRTFDEGAVPDEVAYRGV; encoded by the coding sequence ATGAATTCGATCCCAAGCAACGACGCGCTCGACGGAATGGGCCCGATCCAGACGCCTCAGGAGGTCACGCCGCGGGAGACGACGGTCTGCGTCGTCGGCCTCGGCTACGTGGGGCTACCGCTGGCCGTCGGGTTCGACGAATCGGGATACGACGTCATCGGCTACGACGTCTCCGAGGAGACTGTCGCTCGGCTCGAAGACGGCACCGACACGACCGGTGATCTCGGTGACGACGCCATCGAGGACGGCGACGTCTCGTTCACGACGAAGCCCGGTGCCATCGCCGAGGCCGACTACGTTCTCGTCACCGTTCCGACTCCCATCGACGAGAACCAGGATCCGAAGATGGACTTCGTCGAGAGCGCGGCCGAGACGGTCGGTCGGGAGATGACTCCCGGGACGACGGTGATCCTCGAATCGACCGTCTATCCGGGCGCGACGCGTGAGGTGCTCGTTCCGGTCCTCGAGGCGGCGTCGGACCTCGTCTGTGGCGAGGAGTTCTTCGTGGGGTACTCCCCGGAACGGGCGGTCCCCGGCGACGACGAACACGGACTCGAGAACGTCGTGAAGATCGTCAGCGGGCAGAACGAGACCGTCAGCGAGTCCGTCGCGGACCTGTACGACCACGTCATCGAAGCGGGCGTCCACCGCGCGCCCTCGATGGAGGTCGCCGAGGCGGCGAAAGTCGTGGAGAACGTCCAGCGCGACGTCAACATCGGCCTCGTCAACGACCTCGCGATGACGTTCGAGGCGATGGACATCGACACGCAGGCCGTCCTCGACGCCGCCGGAACGAAGTGGAACTTCCACGACTACAACCCCGGACTCGTCAGCGGTCACTGCATCCCGGTGGACCCGTACTTCCTCATCCATCGCGCGAACCGGGCGGGTGTCACGCCACAGGTCGTCGAGTCCAGCCGAGCCGTCAACGAGTCGATGCCGAAACACGTCGCCGACCTGATGGTGAAAGCGCTGGCCAAGGCGGACCGGCCGCTGGCCGACTGCCGGGTTCTGGCCGCCGGCCTGGCCTACAAGGCCGACGTCGCCGACATCCGGAACTCGAAGGTAGCCGCCGTCGTCACGGAACTCCGGGAGTTCGGTATCGAAGTCGTCGGATTCGACCCGCTGCTGGACGACGACGCGATCGAGTCCGCCCTCGGCATCGACACCCAGGAGCGGGTCACGTTCGAGGGGTTCGACGGCCTGTTGCTGGGCGTGGCTCACGAGGAGTTACGGGACCTCGACCCCGACGCCGTGGCCGCGGAACTGTCCGACCCGCCGGCCATCGTGGACGTGGACCGCACCTTCGACGAGGGTGCGGTTCCCGACGAGGTGGCGTACAGGGGGGTCTGA
- a CDS encoding DsbA family protein codes for MAGKSSRRSYLAALITGSAVSLSGCTSVVDSVGGSKETAVETEATAQATQTSSRPDEGAGSADATQPSSEATEPTRTEAEQTESTRTDGEWSTDDVSIDDPAISLSSVPLPDDGTAYATMGTDDELLTIYGNWKCPYTREFVVQYLPSLVDEFVRPDDVSVRFRSVAYRGGEPFLGPDAPRATRAGLAVWETDPESFWRYFTYVFANQPQERYRWGQPNLLTRFAAAADVDEPSAVREAAADQSAYGERIDRTVASAKENDVWSVPRVVYDGEVTAPTRDVSRTRQQFREAANR; via the coding sequence ATGGCAGGGAAGTCCTCCCGCAGAAGCTACCTGGCTGCACTGATAACCGGATCGGCTGTCTCCCTCTCGGGGTGTACGAGCGTCGTCGATTCCGTGGGCGGATCGAAAGAGACCGCTGTCGAGACCGAAGCCACCGCACAGGCGACCCAGACGTCGTCTCGACCGGACGAGGGGGCCGGGAGCGCCGACGCGACGCAACCGTCGTCCGAGGCGACCGAACCCACGCGAACGGAGGCCGAACAGACGGAATCCACGCGAACGGACGGCGAGTGGTCCACCGACGACGTCAGTATCGACGACCCGGCGATATCGCTGTCGTCGGTCCCGCTCCCGGACGACGGAACGGCGTATGCCACGATGGGGACGGACGACGAGCTGCTGACGATCTACGGAAACTGGAAGTGCCCCTACACCCGCGAGTTCGTCGTCCAGTATCTGCCGTCGCTCGTCGACGAATTCGTCCGACCGGACGACGTCTCGGTCCGCTTCCGGTCGGTGGCCTACCGGGGCGGCGAACCGTTCCTCGGCCCGGACGCGCCCCGAGCTACGCGCGCCGGTCTGGCCGTCTGGGAGACGGACCCCGAGTCGTTCTGGAGGTACTTCACCTACGTCTTCGCTAACCAGCCGCAGGAGCGGTACCGCTGGGGACAGCCGAATCTGCTGACTCGTTTCGCCGCCGCGGCGGACGTCGACGAGCCGTCGGCAGTCCGTGAGGCTGCCGCTGACCAGAGCGCCTACGGCGAACGCATCGATCGAACCGTCGCCAGTGCGAAAGAGAACGACGTCTGGTCCGTGCCCCGCGTCGTCTACGACGGCGAGGTGACCGCGCCGACGCGCGACGTCTCGCGCACGCGCCAGCAGTTCCGGGAAGCCGCGAACAGGTAG
- a CDS encoding DUF7343 domain-containing protein translates to MSQTQTAGTIGNTTYVWEHTAQGQEVKAYLISVQADDAPAGTELCLQRNGTTTCTPLNNASSATLSYSANSTVNNTTLTLRDPDTGDVLDSHTIVQEWILRSDDLDQDGLNNAQEVKQGTDFTEPDTDGDGLNDTAELDAGTDPTVADSDDDGLADGRELTRGTNPLKNDSDDDGLNDTAELDAGTDPTVADSDDDGLADGEEIKLGTDPLDGDTDGDGLSDGQELQLDTDPLDSDTDGDGLADKRELKLGTDPLDGDTDGDGLNDAAELDAGTDPTVADSDDDGVVDGQEIELGTDPLDSDSDDDGLADGRELELDTDPLAEDTDGDFMSDELESDLGTDPTSGFTLTWLTSTALAGVIVLGMSMTAIQSGQVIALVDSARMLQYWLAREFRYRFVSEEMVTRDRTSNSDEPATTADGDDGSDEATTPAEVVRDHSEDDLLTDEELVLEMLRAASGRMKQSEIVATTDWSKAKVSRLLSRMADDDEVVKLRLGRENLICLESAKPSQMQVNRDADNRPGPIDNPGAGSVL, encoded by the coding sequence GTGAGCCAGACACAGACGGCCGGGACGATCGGGAACACGACGTACGTCTGGGAGCACACGGCACAGGGACAGGAGGTGAAAGCGTACCTGATCAGCGTACAGGCTGACGACGCACCGGCCGGTACCGAGCTCTGTCTCCAGCGAAACGGGACGACCACCTGCACGCCGCTCAACAACGCGTCGTCTGCGACTCTCTCCTACTCCGCGAACAGCACCGTCAACAACACGACGCTCACGCTTCGCGATCCCGACACGGGGGACGTTCTGGACTCACACACTATCGTCCAGGAGTGGATCCTGCGGAGCGACGACCTCGATCAGGACGGGCTGAACAACGCACAGGAGGTCAAACAGGGGACCGACTTCACCGAGCCGGACACGGACGGCGACGGGCTGAACGACACCGCCGAACTGGACGCCGGAACCGATCCGACCGTCGCTGACAGCGACGACGACGGGCTAGCCGACGGGCGGGAGCTAACACGGGGCACGAACCCGCTCAAGAATGACAGCGACGACGACGGGCTGAACGACACCGCCGAGCTAGACGCCGGAACCGACCCGACCGTCGCTGACAGCGACGACGACGGGCTAGCCGACGGGGAGGAGATCAAACTGGGTACGGACCCGCTAGACGGTGACACCGACGGCGACGGCCTGTCAGACGGGCAGGAACTGCAACTGGACACGGATCCGCTCGACAGCGACACCGACGGCGACGGGCTAGCCGACAAGCGGGAGCTGAAACTGGGCACGGACCCGCTCGACGGTGACACCGACGGCGACGGGCTGAACGACGCCGCCGAACTGGACGCCGGGACCGACCCGACTGTCGCTGACAGCGACGACGACGGGGTTGTCGACGGGCAGGAGATCGAACTGGGCACGGACCCGCTCGACAGCGACAGCGACGACGACGGGCTTGCTGACGGGCGGGAGCTGGAACTCGACACTGACCCGCTGGCCGAGGACACCGACGGCGACTTCATGAGCGACGAGCTGGAGTCCGACCTCGGGACGGACCCGACGAGCGGGTTCACGCTCACGTGGCTGACGAGCACCGCTCTCGCGGGCGTGATCGTTCTCGGCATGTCGATGACTGCGATCCAGAGCGGCCAGGTCATCGCTCTCGTCGACAGCGCTCGTATGCTCCAGTACTGGTTAGCCCGCGAGTTCCGGTACCGGTTCGTCAGTGAGGAGATGGTCACGCGCGACAGAACCTCGAACAGCGACGAGCCGGCGACGACGGCCGACGGAGACGACGGCAGCGACGAGGCGACGACCCCGGCCGAGGTGGTCCGGGATCATTCCGAGGACGACCTCCTCACGGACGAGGAGCTGGTCCTCGAGATGCTGCGGGCGGCGTCCGGCCGAATGAAGCAGAGCGAAATCGTCGCGACCACCGACTGGTCGAAGGCGAAGGTGAGTCGCTTGCTGTCCCGAATGGCCGACGACGACGAGGTCGTCAAACTGCGCCTGGGCCGGGAGAACCTCATCTGTCTCGAATCGGCCAAGCCGTCCCAGATGCAGGTCAACAGGGATGCAGACAACCGCCCCGGACCGATCGACAACCCCGGGGCGGGCAGCGTCCTGTAA
- a CDS encoding DUF7344 domain-containing protein encodes MSEAVHHAEATGTITEETNSSTESESESETESETEIESDAETEAETELTRDDIFHLLQCRRRRLVLKYLKEYDGDGPARMSDIAEHIAALEHDTTIDALRSQQRQRVYIALYQSHLTTMDEAGVIEYNQDRGYVEKTDIAERFDPYLASEPSLLGNEEADDEEADDDVHESVEIDATADVDTSWHKRYLYAAGGSLVLASALASDFVSATLPAQVGGGVLISVLFMMLAVSHWLTESSSKDFEWSTPDVDDYSE; translated from the coding sequence ATGTCCGAGGCAGTTCACCACGCGGAGGCGACTGGCACCATCACCGAAGAGACGAACAGTTCGACCGAGTCCGAGTCCGAATCCGAGACCGAGTCCGAGACCGAAATCGAGTCCGACGCCGAGACCGAAGCCGAGACCGAGCTGACGCGGGACGACATCTTCCACCTGCTCCAGTGTCGTCGTCGTCGCCTGGTGCTCAAGTACCTCAAGGAGTACGACGGGGACGGCCCGGCGCGCATGAGCGACATCGCCGAACACATCGCGGCACTCGAACACGACACGACTATCGACGCCCTCAGATCCCAGCAGCGACAGCGCGTGTACATTGCACTGTATCAGTCCCACCTCACCACGATGGACGAGGCGGGCGTCATCGAGTACAATCAGGATCGGGGATACGTCGAGAAGACCGATATCGCCGAGCGCTTCGATCCGTACCTCGCCAGCGAGCCGTCACTGCTCGGGAATGAGGAAGCGGACGACGAGGAAGCGGACGACGACGTTCACGAGTCCGTCGAGATCGACGCGACCGCGGACGTGGATACGAGCTGGCACAAGCGGTACCTCTACGCGGCCGGCGGGAGCCTCGTGCTGGCGTCCGCGCTCGCGAGCGACTTCGTGTCCGCGACACTGCCGGCCCAGGTTGGCGGCGGCGTCCTGATCAGCGTCCTGTTCATGATGCTGGCCGTGAGCCACTGGCTGACCGAGTCGTCCTCGAAGGACTTCGAGTGGTCCACTCCCGACGTCGACGACTACTCCGAATGA
- the glmS gene encoding glutamine--fructose-6-phosphate transaminase (isomerizing): protein MCGIIAQSGADDAVGTLINGLERLEYRGYDSAGIAVQNGSGIAVHKRAGDVSEIREEIQTEAASGEVGIGHTRWSTHGPPTDANAHPHTSDTGNIAVVHNGVIENHAELREFLSANGHEFTSDTDTEVIPHLIEHFRQTESETMAAFRRAIDELEGSYAIAALIRDEERVYAARAGSPLVLGLDSGQYYLASDIPAFVEHTRDVAFLEDGDVVVLESDGAQIFDRNGVPVERDVERVDWNPEEVGKGHFDHYMLKEIHNQPSSIAKTIRGRVDPADGAVAFDDLDTEVLDGVREIHVVACGTSYHAALFGARLLSDAGVRTQVFRASEYAKAAGPVSDETLVVTVTQSGETADTLSALRTAAGRGATTVTVTNVVGSTAAREADQSVFIRAGPEIGVAATKTFTSQVVTLILLSQKIAMELPDATPREDLPELLAALERIPTHLDQVIEESRAADLATWLPEHEAYFFIGRGMSRPVALEGALKFKEITYEHAEGFASGQLKHGPLALVTSDTPVFGLFTGEDVDKTVTNAKEAQTRGADIIGIGPADGPGADESDAYLRVPDTHPVCQNLLANVQLQLVSYHTANQLDRPIDKPRNLAKSVTVQ from the coding sequence ATGTGCGGTATCATCGCTCAATCCGGGGCCGACGATGCTGTGGGGACGCTCATAAACGGGTTAGAACGCCTCGAGTATCGCGGGTACGACTCCGCCGGCATCGCCGTCCAGAACGGGTCCGGCATCGCCGTCCACAAGCGGGCCGGCGACGTCTCAGAGATCCGCGAGGAGATACAGACCGAGGCCGCCTCGGGCGAGGTCGGGATCGGCCACACCCGCTGGAGCACGCACGGTCCGCCGACCGACGCCAACGCTCACCCGCACACGAGCGACACGGGCAACATCGCCGTCGTCCACAACGGGGTCATCGAGAACCACGCCGAACTCCGCGAGTTCCTCTCCGCGAACGGCCACGAGTTCACCAGCGACACCGACACGGAGGTCATCCCGCACCTCATCGAGCACTTCCGGCAGACGGAGAGCGAGACGATGGCCGCCTTCCGACGTGCTATCGACGAACTCGAAGGTAGTTACGCCATCGCCGCCCTGATCCGGGACGAAGAGCGCGTCTACGCCGCGCGCGCGGGCTCACCGCTCGTCCTGGGGCTGGACAGCGGCCAGTACTACCTCGCCAGCGACATCCCGGCGTTCGTCGAGCACACGCGCGACGTCGCGTTTCTCGAGGACGGTGACGTCGTGGTCCTCGAATCGGACGGGGCGCAGATCTTCGACCGGAACGGCGTCCCGGTCGAGCGGGACGTCGAACGGGTCGACTGGAACCCCGAGGAAGTCGGAAAGGGTCACTTCGATCACTACATGCTCAAGGAGATCCACAACCAGCCCAGCTCCATCGCGAAGACCATCCGCGGACGGGTCGACCCGGCGGACGGAGCGGTGGCCTTCGACGACCTCGACACCGAAGTCCTGGACGGCGTACGCGAGATCCACGTAGTCGCCTGCGGGACGTCGTACCACGCGGCGCTGTTCGGCGCACGGCTCCTGTCCGACGCCGGCGTCCGGACGCAAGTGTTCCGGGCCAGCGAGTACGCCAAGGCCGCGGGCCCCGTGTCCGACGAGACGCTGGTCGTCACCGTCACGCAGAGCGGTGAGACGGCCGATACCCTCTCGGCCCTGCGGACGGCCGCCGGCCGCGGCGCGACGACCGTGACGGTGACGAACGTCGTCGGTTCGACCGCCGCCCGGGAGGCCGATCAGAGCGTGTTCATCCGTGCCGGCCCCGAGATCGGCGTCGCGGCGACCAAGACGTTCACCTCGCAGGTCGTCACGCTGATCCTCCTCTCCCAGAAGATCGCGATGGAACTCCCGGACGCGACGCCCCGTGAGGACCTCCCGGAGCTGCTCGCGGCGCTCGAGCGGATTCCGACCCACCTCGATCAGGTTATCGAGGAGAGTCGCGCAGCGGACCTCGCTACCTGGCTGCCGGAGCACGAGGCCTACTTCTTCATCGGCCGGGGGATGAGTCGGCCGGTCGCGCTGGAGGGGGCGCTGAAGTTCAAGGAGATCACCTACGAACACGCCGAGGGGTTCGCCTCGGGGCAACTGAAGCACGGCCCGCTCGCCCTCGTTACCTCCGATACGCCGGTGTTCGGACTGTTCACGGGCGAAGACGTCGACAAGACGGTCACGAACGCGAAGGAGGCGCAGACCCGCGGGGCCGATATAATCGGCATCGGCCCGGCGGACGGGCCGGGCGCCGACGAGTCCGACGCGTACCTCCGGGTCCCCGACACCCATCCGGTGTGTCAGAACCTCCTGGCAAACGTCCAGCTCCAGCTCGTCTCCTATCACACGGCGAACCAGCTCGATCGGCCGATCGACAAACCGCGCAACCTCGCGAAGAGCGTGACAGTACAGTGA
- a CDS encoding asparagine synthase-related protein → MSARTARTNPDVTPMNKELFGAFGDERTFERLRSPEAFDRVVSGPNVTVGVRSSELDVPGRTAVHEGERGACVLWGEVYPRSIDGSDPAEWLLSEFATSGPEALQGFNGSFIAVVDHENHGGMVATDSVRSRECYYTDAGDTRVFGTDPAMVTDQVSDPTIHYEPLLEFLHFGVAFDDRTVLQEVERVPFDSWLTATDTHEFGRFIYEPREFDYAGELALRLRRSLERRDDLPGEKGVLLSGGYDSRTVLAGISDLDAAYTVGEADSSEVAVAGQLATQYGIPHQTLTVDERYLNTEAETVRYGHGIMESLHIHHAGYVDQMDVDTIYHGGLADTMLRGHFQPITGLELFDRKCPPYRIDPNPDVADHFAEKFGYLPASERLSREMTERDESGTEFLRRRVSEVLDRWDHRFDRLYDGMALFGILNQPSRPFRYHLSDNFVESCVTLDAELIEWHLATPPEYRNTQTYLRALRKLDDEILHHRPPDRPYDSFTFNQIDNFMKRAMPFVSGYEGPWPDRAELYDQCDLDQEIFATSPGVQELPWRLKLRVNDITTWLDSTIGEKSLDPSDLLQSGAAPVEPSR, encoded by the coding sequence ATGTCAGCGCGTACGGCCCGCACCAACCCTGACGTGACCCCGATGAACAAGGAGCTGTTCGGCGCATTCGGGGACGAACGCACCTTCGAGCGCCTCCGGTCGCCGGAGGCCTTCGACCGCGTCGTTTCTGGGCCGAACGTCACCGTCGGAGTCAGGAGTTCGGAACTCGACGTCCCCGGCCGAACCGCCGTCCACGAGGGCGAACGCGGTGCCTGTGTCCTCTGGGGCGAGGTGTACCCCCGCTCTATCGACGGGTCCGACCCCGCGGAGTGGCTCCTCTCGGAGTTCGCGACGAGCGGTCCAGAGGCGCTGCAGGGGTTCAACGGATCGTTCATCGCCGTCGTCGACCACGAGAACCACGGCGGGATGGTGGCGACGGACAGCGTCAGGAGCCGGGAGTGTTACTACACGGACGCGGGGGACACACGCGTGTTCGGGACTGACCCTGCGATGGTTACCGACCAGGTGTCCGACCCGACGATCCACTACGAACCGCTCCTCGAGTTCCTCCACTTCGGTGTGGCGTTCGACGACCGGACCGTGCTACAGGAGGTCGAGCGCGTCCCGTTCGACAGCTGGCTGACCGCCACCGACACCCACGAGTTCGGCCGGTTCATCTACGAGCCCCGCGAGTTCGACTACGCCGGGGAACTAGCCCTCCGACTCCGGCGGTCGCTGGAGCGACGGGACGACCTGCCCGGCGAGAAAGGGGTCCTGCTCAGCGGCGGGTACGACTCGCGAACAGTCCTCGCCGGAATCTCGGACCTCGACGCCGCGTACACCGTCGGCGAAGCGGACAGCTCGGAAGTCGCGGTCGCCGGGCAACTCGCGACCCAGTACGGGATTCCGCATCAGACGCTGACCGTCGACGAGCGGTACCTCAATACCGAGGCCGAAACCGTCCGCTACGGTCACGGCATCATGGAGTCGCTGCACATCCATCACGCCGGGTACGTCGATCAGATGGACGTCGACACCATCTACCACGGTGGCCTGGCCGACACGATGCTCCGGGGACACTTCCAGCCGATAACGGGCCTGGAACTGTTCGACCGGAAGTGTCCGCCCTACCGCATAGACCCGAACCCGGACGTCGCCGATCACTTCGCCGAGAAGTTCGGCTACCTCCCCGCCTCGGAGCGGCTCTCACGTGAGATGACGGAGCGCGACGAGTCCGGGACGGAGTTTCTGCGACGCCGTGTCTCGGAGGTGCTCGACCGGTGGGATCACCGGTTCGACAGGCTCTACGACGGCATGGCCCTGTTCGGCATCCTCAACCAGCCCTCGCGTCCGTTCCGGTACCACCTGAGTGACAACTTCGTCGAGTCCTGCGTCACGTTGGACGCGGAACTGATCGAATGGCACCTCGCGACGCCGCCCGAATACCGGAACACGCAGACGTATCTTCGGGCCCTCCGGAAACTCGACGACGAGATCCTCCACCATCGACCGCCGGATCGGCCGTACGACTCCTTTACGTTCAACCAGATAGACAACTTCATGAAGCGGGCGATGCCGTTCGTCTCGGGGTACGAAGGCCCCTGGCCCGATCGGGCGGAGCTGTACGACCAGTGCGACCTCGACCAGGAGATCTTTGCGACGTCGCCCGGGGTCCAGGAACTCCCCTGGCGGCTCAAACTCCGGGTCAACGACATCACGACGTGGCTCGATTCGACGATCGGTGAGAAGTCCCTCGACCCCTCGGATCTTCTTCAGTCCGGCGCGGCACCGGTCGAACCGTCTCGGTGA